The following nucleotide sequence is from Tissierellales bacterium.
CAATACTATAAGGACTCGAAAAATAAATGAGAGATTTTCAGTAGTAGGAGATGAGGTATCGCACATAGACGAATTTGGAGGACTAATGGCTCCAAGAGTAGCTATTGCTGCGAATCATCAAGCAAATCAAATACTTAGATGGATTCTAAATATAGAAAAATACTAGGAGGAATCAAAATGACAAAAGATTTATTCGAACTAGGTGGAGAAGTATTAAATAGCAGATTGCTTGTGGGGACTGGTAAATTTCCTGATAAGAGAGTTATCAAAGATGTGATAGAGAAATCTCAAAGTGATATGGTTACTATGGCTATTCGAAGAGTTGATTTGGACTCAGAAGATGAAAATTTATTAAAGTACATACCAAAGGATGTATTTTGGCTTCCCAATACATCTGGTGCTAGAAATGCAGAGGAGGCTGTGAGAATAGCAAGACTTGCGAAAGCGATGGGATGTGGGGA
It contains:
- a CDS encoding thiazole synthase gives rise to the protein MTKDLFELGGEVLNSRLLVGTGKFPDKRVIKDVIEKSQSDMVTMAIRRVDLDSEDENLLKYIPKDVFWLPNTSGARNAEEAVRIARLAKAMGCG